GGCACCTTCGTCCACGGCAACTACTGGGGCGCCAAGTCCATCTTCGGCAGCGTGAACACCAGCCACGGCTGCGTGGGCCTGTCGGACACCAAGGGCGCGAACGACCCGAACACGCCGGGTGCGTGGTTCTACAACAACTCGATCATCGGTGACGTGGTCGTCGTGCAGAACACCGGCGACAAGACCATCGCGCCGGACAACGGGCTGAACGGCTGGAACATGAGCTGGGAGCAGTGGAAGGCCGGCTCCGCCGCCTGACGTCCCCGCAGTTTCAGGCCCGCACCCTCAGGTTGACCCGATGCCGCCCCCAGGGGCGGCATCGGTGTTTTCGGCATCGGTGTTTTCCGGGGGCTCATGGTCGCCCACAGCCTTCTCATCCATCTCTTATGTCAGCCTTATCCCTTCATCACGCGCCGTACCTAGCTTTCGGCCATGTTCTTCACCTACCTGAGGCGCGAGCTGCGCCGCCGCAGAAAGGCGGCCCTCGTCGTCGCCTCCGGGCTCGCGCTGGGCATCGCGCTGGTCATCGTGGTCAACTCCGTGTCGTCCGGCATGGGCAAGGCCCAGGACAAGGTCCTCCAGTCGTTGTACGGCCTGGGTACGGACATGACAGTCACCAAGGCGGCCGAACCCACCGCCGACAGCTCCGATCGCCCGCGGTTCCAGTTCGACGCGCAGGGCGACGGCTCCGGCGAGGAGCAGAGCAGCGATCGCGTCCTGGTACGGGGCTTCCAGACCCTGGCGACCTCGACCGTCACCAAGGTCGGCGCGCAGAGCGGGGTCTCGGACGCGGTGGGCGGGCTGAGCCTTCAGGTCGTCAAGGTCAGCGGGGAGTTCACCCCGGGGCAGTTCCAGCAGAACGGGGAGGGTGGTCAGCAGCCGGGCGGTCCCGGCGGGGGCGGTAGCGGTCAGCCGCAGGGTGAAGTGCAGGGCGGTGGCGCGAACTTCGACGTCAACAGCTACTCGGTGTACGGCACGGACGTCACCAAGCCGGCTCTCGGACCGTTGACCTCCTCGAAGATCACCAGCGGTCGTACGTTCGAGTCGTCGGAGGCCGATGCCGAGGTCGCCGTCGTCGACTCGGCGTACGCCAAGGAGAAGAAGCTGAAGGTCGGCAGCACGGTCACCATCAAGGACACCAAGTTCAAGGTGATCGGCATCGCGACCGCGGACAGCGGGGACGCGGCCGCCAACCTCTACATCCCGCTGAAGCCGGCGCAGACGCTGAGCGACTCGAAGGACAAGGTCACCACGATCTATGTCCAGGCGACCGACTCCCAGAAGATCGACAGTGTGAAGTCCGAGGTCCAGAAGAACATCTCGGGTACGACGGTGACGACCTCCGCCGATCTCGCGGACACGGTGTCCGGGTCCCTGTCCACGGCGTCCTCGCTCGCGACCAGTGTGGGCAGGTGGCTGTCGATCGTGGTGCTGGTGGCGGCGTTCCTGGTGGCCGGGTTGCTGACGTCCTCGGCGGTGTCCCGGCGGGTGCGGGAGTTCGGGACGCTGAAGGCGCTGGGATGGAAGTCGGGGCGGGTCACTCGGCA
The nucleotide sequence above comes from Streptomyces sp. NL15-2K. Encoded proteins:
- a CDS encoding ABC transporter permease → MFFTYLRRELRRRRKAALVVASGLALGIALVIVVNSVSSGMGKAQDKVLQSLYGLGTDMTVTKAAEPTADSSDRPRFQFDAQGDGSGEEQSSDRVLVRGFQTLATSTVTKVGAQSGVSDAVGGLSLQVVKVSGEFTPGQFQQNGEGGQQPGGPGGGGSGQPQGEVQGGGANFDVNSYSVYGTDVTKPALGPLTSSKITSGRTFESSEADAEVAVVDSAYAKEKKLKVGSTVTIKDTKFKVIGIATADSGDAAANLYIPLKPAQTLSDSKDKVTTIYVQATDSQKIDSVKSEVQKNISGTTVTTSADLADTVSGSLSTASSLATSVGRWLSIVVLVAAFLVAGLLTSSAVSRRVREFGTLKALGWKSGRVTRQVVGEAVVNGLVGGALGIALGLAGAYVVTAISPTLQAELGGGTGGAGGGFGGGPGGGGGFGGGRQAATRTLEVALTAPVSLATIGLAVGLAVAGGLIAGAFGGWRASRLRPADALRRVE